In one window of Temnothorax longispinosus isolate EJ_2023e chromosome 9, Tlon_JGU_v1, whole genome shotgun sequence DNA:
- the Noc gene encoding zinc finger protein Noc, translating to MVVLEEGSMLTTGHNQYLQPDYLSPLSTTLDAKKSPLALLAQTCSQIGADSPTKPLISPLEKNSKGMSIATNAKSPPAAKMERNTRGSPTDGKSLAFKPYEVNVVTKKTSDEGRPTSKASVHSVSGQDSVSVSDNTHPDKKSSGNRTPVSRKSVSPTSQATATTTSGTPSVDRKTPADREKTDGSPRSGHNGSSNNSNSSSSNNNNNNGASPIIRSGMEILSGAHAKDANLAAYKPGLPGFSGNPLCCPPGLAENPAFRPPFAGASPFSHHAAALLSVGGYPSAGPTSANPYLSYARVKTPAGGEALVPVCKDPFCTGCQYSMHSAQIMMGAGSCPSGCTQCDHQKYGLAMALSSLGPMPPPSLSYPSTLAGGRPYVCNWIAGESYCGKRFATSEELLQHLRSHTSLTGGDHAAAAASAAALLGNPHPHPLLSPSTTLHRASGGSYPAPSLSPLGARYHPYGKPPTGPLPASLAASPYSAFNALGPYYSPYAVYGQRIGAAVHP from the exons ATGGTTGTGCTCGAGGAAGGCAGTATGCTGACTACTGGACACAATCAGTATTTACAACCGGATTACCTTTCGCCGCTTTCAACTACG CTGGACGCGAAAAAGAGTCCACTGGCGCTATTGGCGCAGACATGCAGCCAGATCGGAGCGGATTCGCCCACGAAACCGCTGATCTCGCCTCTGGAAAAGAACTCGAAGGGCATGAGCATCGCCACGAATGCTAAATCGCCGCCGGCCGCGAAAATGGAGCGCAACACCCGCGGCAGTCCGACGGACGGCAAGTCGCTGGCGTTCAAACCGTACGAGGTCAATGTCGTGACGAAGAAGACCTCGGACGAGGGTAGACCCACGTCCAAAGCCAGTGTGCATAGTGTCAGTGGTCAGGATAGTGTCAGTGTCAGTGATAACACGCACCCGGACAAGAAATCGTCCGGCAATCGTACGCCTGTGAGCCGAAAGTCTGTGTCGCCGACCAGCCAAGCGACGGCAACGACGACCAGCGGCACGCCGTCGGTCGATCGGAAGACCCCCGCGGACCGCGAGAAGACCGACGGTTCCCCGCGCAGCGGCCACAAcggcagcagcaacaacagcaacagcagcagcagcaacaataacaacaacaaTGGCGCCAGTCCGATCATCCGATCCGGGATGGAGATCCTCTCTGGCGCGCACGCAAAGGACGCGAATCTGGCCGCTTACAAACCCGGTCTTCCAGGATTTTCCGGCAATCCGCTGTGCTGTCCGCCGGGCCTTGCCGAGAATCCAGCCTTCAGGCCGCCCTTCGCGGGCGCGTCGCCCTTCTCGCATCACGCGGCGGCGCTGCTGTCCGTCGGCGGTTATCCGTCGGCGGGCCCGACCAGCGCCAACCCGTACTTGAGTTACGCCCGCGTCAAGACCCCAGCCGGGGGTGAGGCCCTGGTGCCGGTCTGCAAGGACCCCTTTTGCACCGGTTGCCAGTACAGCATGCACAGTGCGCAGATCATGATGGGCGCGGGTAGCTGTCCGAGCGGGTGCACGCAGTGCGACCACCAGAAGTACGGCCTGGCAATGGCGTTATCCTCCCTGGGCCCGATGCCGCCACCGTCGCTGTCCTATCCGTCCACGCTGGCCGGCGGCCGGCCCTACGTCTGCAACTGGATCGCCGGCGAGTCGTACTGCGGCAAGCGGTTCGCCACGTCGGAGGAATTGCTCCAGCATCTGCGTAGCCACACGAGCCTGACCGGCGGCGACcacgcggcggcggcggcctcCGCCGCGGCGCTCCTCGGCAATCCGCATCCGCATCCGCTGCTGTCGCCGTCGACGACCCTACACCGCGCCAGCGGCGGTTCCTATCCGGCGCCGTCGCTGAGCCCGCTCGGCGCTCGATATCATCCGTACGGCAAGCCGCCGACGGGTCCGCTGCCGGCCTCGCTCGCCGCCTCGCCGTACAGCGCTTTCAACGCCTTAGGACCGTATTACTCGCCGTACGCGGTTTACGGACAGCGAATCGGCGCCGCTGTACATCCCTAA